The following are from one region of the Bacteroidota bacterium genome:
- a CDS encoding YceI family protein has product MKTLKYFAFAFLATVALASCGDSATTATATNADSVAAASAAAATFKVDVAASELQWHGAKLAYGHTGVINITEGSLSVENGNITAGNFAVDMKSLKETGTEDADAAAKLAGHLTSPDFFDAEKFPTSKFEITGSTAAKTDSTTHTIKGNLTIKDQTKNIEFPANVVVEGTNLTAKASFSINRNDWGVTYGSGLSGAIGDKIISDNIDYKVSLKATKN; this is encoded by the coding sequence ATGAAAACACTGAAGTATTTCGCATTCGCATTCCTCGCAACCGTAGCACTCGCATCTTGCGGAGATTCCGCTACGACCGCTACCGCAACCAATGCTGACTCCGTCGCAGCGGCGAGCGCAGCTGCTGCAACTTTCAAAGTTGATGTCGCAGCAAGCGAACTCCAATGGCATGGCGCCAAGTTGGCCTACGGCCACACCGGCGTGATCAACATCACCGAAGGTAGCCTCTCCGTGGAGAATGGCAACATCACCGCAGGCAACTTTGCTGTTGACATGAAGTCGCTCAAGGAGACCGGAACTGAGGATGCCGACGCAGCAGCTAAATTGGCAGGTCACTTGACCTCCCCTGATTTCTTTGATGCTGAGAAGTTCCCAACCTCCAAGTTTGAGATCACCGGTTCGACTGCTGCCAAAACCGACAGCACCACGCACACGATCAAAGGCAACTTGACGATCAAGGATCAAACCAAAAACATCGAATTCCCTGCGAATGTCGTTGTCGAAGGCACGAACCTTACCGCCAAGGCTTCTTTCTCGATCAACCGCAACGACTGGGGCGTTACCTACGGTTCCGGCCTCTCTGGCGCCATCGGCGACAAGATCATCAGCGACAACATCGACTACAAAGTCTCTTTGAAGGCTACCAAGAACTAA
- a CDS encoding SMI1/KNR4 family protein, with the protein MEFKTQLIRIQSKINLLFLRDEDHFLFGASQHHYKLNPPKREDEVAWFEQQNGIRLPPDYRAFLLQLGNGGAGPYYGMLQLESGKIDDLDDPKADQLLDLSKPFLYTEAWNMEFPEDHVLRATMKQEVYYHTKWVNGLLRIANYGCGTFINLVTNGPEYGKIWVDDRQNEGGIYPDHLRKNTKRLTFLEWYELWLDQMLAYEGLPSIASLGGRAPSS; encoded by the coding sequence GTGGAATTTAAAACGCAACTCATTCGAATTCAGTCAAAAATAAATTTATTATTTTTGCGGGACGAGGACCATTTTTTATTTGGGGCAAGTCAGCATCACTACAAGCTGAATCCACCCAAGAGGGAAGACGAGGTAGCTTGGTTTGAGCAACAGAACGGGATCCGTTTGCCTCCGGATTACCGCGCTTTCCTCTTGCAGCTTGGCAACGGTGGAGCAGGACCCTACTATGGAATGCTACAATTGGAGAGCGGCAAAATCGATGACCTCGACGATCCCAAAGCCGATCAATTGCTCGACCTGAGCAAACCGTTTCTGTACACCGAGGCATGGAACATGGAATTCCCCGAAGATCATGTTCTTCGTGCGACGATGAAACAAGAAGTGTACTACCATACCAAATGGGTCAATGGCCTACTGCGCATCGCCAACTACGGCTGTGGAACATTCATCAATTTGGTGACGAATGGTCCCGAGTACGGAAAGATTTGGGTGGATGATCGCCAAAATGAAGGTGGGATCTATCCTGATCATTTGCGCAAAAACACAAAACGTCTCACTTTTCTTGAGTGGTATGAGCTTTGGTTGGATCAAATGCTTGCTTATGAAGGCTTGCCGAGCATCGCGTCCCTTGGCGGTCGAGCTCCTTCTTCTTGA
- a CDS encoding AraC family transcriptional regulator, whose amino-acid sequence MKVSYYTLPPPPALAGIVRFFWVFEIQGIDGNPYIYRSMADGCAELVFHYKGPFTELKSNNRGATFKACLHSQTMHHRRFEVCEDFGIFGAYIFPFALPRLFGYPASALANEMPDLVALMGQDGRILEERILSADDNLQRTDILSLFLLQRLAENSIQNQRTQRAVQLMIHQKGQIKIDKLADSMGISQRQLERTFKEYAGFSPKTFARILRFQSATNHYGTTKKTLTEIALDCGYYDQSHFIHDFSQFSGYTPSEYFLGVPEGIEYREI is encoded by the coding sequence ATGAAGGTTTCCTACTACACGCTCCCGCCACCACCTGCACTCGCCGGGATTGTACGTTTTTTTTGGGTGTTTGAAATCCAAGGCATCGATGGGAATCCATACATCTATCGGTCGATGGCGGATGGTTGCGCCGAACTTGTCTTCCACTACAAGGGGCCATTTACAGAGCTAAAATCAAATAACCGCGGGGCGACTTTCAAGGCTTGTCTTCATTCGCAAACGATGCATCACAGACGATTTGAAGTATGCGAGGACTTCGGAATTTTTGGGGCCTACATTTTCCCGTTTGCACTGCCGCGTCTTTTTGGCTACCCTGCCTCTGCGCTTGCAAATGAAATGCCCGATTTGGTGGCGCTGATGGGGCAGGACGGGCGAATACTTGAGGAACGTATCCTCTCGGCCGATGATAATTTACAACGCACCGACATACTTTCCCTGTTCCTACTTCAGCGGCTTGCCGAAAATAGCATTCAGAATCAACGGACGCAACGCGCAGTGCAACTAATGATCCACCAAAAAGGCCAAATAAAAATCGACAAACTAGCTGATTCAATGGGGATTAGCCAGCGTCAACTAGAGCGTACATTCAAGGAATATGCGGGGTTCAGTCCCAAAACATTTGCACGAATACTGCGCTTTCAATCAGCGACCAATCATTATGGAACAACCAAAAAAACACTGACAGAAATCGCTTTGGATTGCGGTTACTATGATCAGTCACACTTCATTCACGACTTTAGTCAATTTTCGGGCTACACGCCAAGCGAATACTTTCTTGGGGTGCCGGAGGGAATAGAATACCGGGAAATTTAA